Within Thermus sp. CCB_US3_UF1, the genomic segment AAGGCGGCCTCGAGGCTGGGCCCAAGCTCGGGGAAACGGCGGGCCAGGGCCTCCAGGTAGGGGGTGGGAACCACGTGCACCACCTCGGCGGGGATGCCCAGGCCCCCTTGCAGGAAACGGGCGCTGGCCACCACCCCTTCCAGGGTGTCTCCCAGGTCTACCGCGGCCAACAGGCGCATTTTCCCCTCCTGGCCCCACTATAATCCTCCTGTGCTCTGGCTACGCGACCGCGCCCTGGACCTTTCCCGCCCCCGGCTCATGGGCATCCTCAACCTCACCCCCGACTCCTTCTCCGACGGGGGGTTGTACCTGGACCCGGAAAGGGCCCTGGCGCGGGCCCGGGCCATGGTGGCCGAAGGGGCCGACCTCCTGGACCTGGGGGCCGAGTCCACCCGCCCCGGGGCGGAGCCGGTGCCGGTGGAGGAGGAAAAGCGCCGGCTTCTGCCCGTACTGGAGGCGGTGCTCTCCTTGGGGGTGCCCGTGAGCGTGGACACCCGTAAGCCCGAGGTGGCCGAGGAGGCCCTCAGGATGGGGGCCCACCTCCTGAACGACGTGACGGGCTTACGGGATGAGCGCATGCTGGCCCTGGCGGCCCGCTTCGGCGTGGCCGCGGTGGTCATGCACATGCCCGTGCCCGATCCCAAGGCCATGATGGCCCATGCCCGCTACGGCGACGTGGTGGCTGAGGTCCGGGCCTTCCTAAAGGCCCAGGCGGAAAGGGCCCTCCGGGCCGGGGTGCCCCAGGTGGTCCTGGACCCGGGGTTTGGCTTCGGCAAGCTCCTGGAGCACAACCTGGCCCTCCTGCGCCGCCTGGAGGCCATCGTGGAGCTAGGCCACCCGGTCCTGGTGGGGCTTTCCCGCAAGCGCACCATCGGGGAGCTCACGGGGGTGGAGGCGCCAGGGGAGCGGGTCCTGGGCTCCGTGGCCGCCCACCTCTACGCGGTCCTCAAAGGGGCCAGGATCCTCCGGGTGCACGACGTGGGGGCCCACCGGGAGGCCCTTGCGGTGTGGAACGCCCTCTGGGGGTAGGCATGGGGGTGATCGCCCTTCTGGGCTTGGAGTTCTATGGCCGCCACGGGGTCATGCCCGAGGAGGGGCGGCTTGGGGCGCGGTTTGTGGTGGACCTGTGGCTTTCCGTCCCCTTTGAGGGCAAGGGGGACCGGCTGGAGGAGACCGTGGACTACGCCGCGGTCTACGCCCTGGTGGAGGAGGCGGTGCGCCACCGCCGCTTCTACCTCATTGAGGCCCTGGCCGACCACCTGGCGGAGGCCCTCATCCAGGCCTTTCCCCGCCTCGAGGGGGTGCGGGTGCGGGTGCACAAGCCCCACGCCCCCATCCCTGGGGTCTTCCGCGACGTGTACGCGGAAACCGAGAAAAAACGCTCCTAGAGCGGATTTTCTTCCCTCATCTTGCGCTCATGGGAGCCTTGTGTTAGGATAGCGGCGCCCGAAAGGGCTAAGCCGAAGCCTGTATGCCCTCCCCACCGCTCATGGAGCGGTGGGCTATGAAGTTTCTCACCTCCTTTGGGCTAGACTGAGGGTGCCCGGAAAGGGGCGGGCCGGTTATGGAAAGGGTGGCCATATTTATCGACGGCTCCAACCTTTACAAGGGGTTGGTGCAGCACCTGGGTTCGGATTATCGGCTGAACTTTGTGGAGTTTATCACCTTGCTCACCGCTGGGCGGCGGCTTCTCCGGGCCTACTACTACAACGCCCCCCTCCCCCCGGAGGACCCCGCGGCCAAGGCCCACCAGAGCTTCCTCAACTACCTCAAGCGGGTGCCCTACGTGGCCGTGCGCCTGGGCCGCCTGGAGCGGCGGGCCGACGGCTTTGTGGAAAAGGGGGTGGACATCCAGATCGCCATCGACATCCTGCGCCTGGCCTATGCCGACGCCTATGACGTGGCGGTCCTGGTGTCCGGGGACGGGGATTTCGCCGAGGTGGTGCGGGTGGTGCAGGACATGGGCAAGCAGGTGGAGAACACCACCTTCCACGCCCTCTCCTCCCACCGCCTGGCCCAGCAGGCGGACCGCTTCTACCCCCTGGACGACTTCCCCTGGGAGCGCCTCCGGGCCCCCAGCCTTCCCCAGGCCTCGGAAGGCGAGTGACCCCTACCCGGGTCTGGGGCTTAGAGCAGCTCTTCCGGCCGGAAGAAGAGGGCGATCTCCCGCTCCGCGTCCTCGAGGCTGGCCGAGCCGTGGATCACGTTCTCGTCAATGGTGGTGGCGAAGTCGCCGCGGATGGTGCCGGGCAGGGCGTCCTTGGGGTGGGTGGCCCCCATCATCTTCCGCACCTCGGCCACCACGCCCGGCCCCTCCAGGACCATGGCCACCACCGGACCCGAGGTGATGAAGGCCACCAGGCTGGGGAAGAAGGGCTTCTCCCGGTGCTCGGCGTAGTGCTTTTCCGCCAGCTCCTGGGGGATGCGCAGGGCCTTGAGCCCCACGAGGCGGAAGCCTTTGCGCTCAAAACGGGCCAGGATCTCCCCCACCAGGCCGCGCCGGAAGCCATCGGGTTTCACCATCACGAAGGTGCGCTCCATACCCCTAGGAGTCTAGCAGGTCTAGGGCTTCCGGAAGTAGCCCAGAAGGATGTAGCCCACCACCAGGATCCACAGGCCGATGAGGAGCACGTCCCGCCAGCCCAGGCGGGCCCCTTTCCTCTCCGGTTCCAGGACCTGGGTGGGGAGTTCGTCCGGCTCCTCCCCCAGCTTGAGGCCCACCGGCTTCCCCTGGGCGGCCTCCAGGGGCAGGGCGTAGGGCCGGGGGTTCCTGGGCAGCTCCTCGGGCACGCGCACCACGATGGCGCTGATGTTGTCGGGCCCCCCCCACTCGTTGGCCAGGGCCACCAGGCGGCTCGCCGCTTCCTGGGGAGGGAAGTGCCTTAGCACCTCCCCCAAGGTGCGCTCGTCCAAGACGCCAGAAAGCCCATCGGTGCAAAGCAGGAACACATCCCCCGGTTCCAGCTTGAGCCCCAGGAGGTCCACCCGGGCCTGGGGGAAGGAGCCCAGGGCGTTGGTGATCACGTTGCGCCAGCGGTGGGTCCGGGCCTCCTCCGGGGTGAGGAGGCCCTGGCGCACCCGCTCGGCCACCCAGGAGTGGTCCTCGGTGAGGAGGGTAAGCTCCCCCTGGCGCAGGAGGTAGGCCCTGGAGTCCCCCACGTGGGCCAGCAGGGCGTAGGGCAGGTCCAGGAGGAGGCAGGTGGCGGTGGTGCCCATGCCCCGGTTCTCCGGGCGTTGGGCTTCCCCATGGATGCGGGCGTTGGCCTCCTCAAAGGCCTGGAGGAGGGCCTTGGGGCTGGGCTCCCCCTCCTTGAGGTGGGCCAGGATGGTCTCCACGGCCAGCCGGGCCGCCACCTCCCCGGTGCGGTGCCCCCCCATGCCGTCCGCCACCACGAAGACCCCACCCCAGGGGGTGAGGGTGTACCCCAGGGCGTCCTCGTTCTTGGGCCGCTTCAGGCCGGGGTGGGTTTCCAGGGCGAAGGCCAGGCCGGGCACGGGGGGATTTTACCCCAGCCTGCGGGGGGAAGGGGGGCTTGGTTGCATACCCTTGACGCATAGCGCATACCGGGGTAACTTGATGATAGGCCCGGGCCTCTAGAGCCCGGCGGTTTTGTTTTGGGAGGGCGCCATGCGTTGGGAAAAGATCGCCCCCTACACCTACCGCATCCCCAGGCAGGGGAAGATGCGGGTGGATGCCGTCTTCTTCGCCTCCGAGGAGATCCTAAGGGACCTCGAGGCCGAGAACTACGCTTCCTTAGCCCAGCTGGCCAACGTGGCCACCCTGCCCGGCATCGTGGAGCCAGCCTTGGCCATGCCCGACATCCATTGGGGCTACGGTTTTCCCATCGGCGGGGTGGCGGCCTTTGACCCGGAGGCCGGGGGGGTGGTGAGCCCTGGGGGGGTGGGGTTTGACATCAACTGCGGGGTCCGGCTCCTGGTCTCGGCCCTCACCCTGGAGGACCTTTTGCCCCGGCAAAGGGAGCTGGCCGACGCCCTCTTCCGCCTGGTGCCCTCGGGGGTGGGGAGCGAACGCAAGGACGTGCGCTTCAGCAAAAAGGAGCTCAAGGAGATCCTCAAGGAGGGGGCAGGGTGGCTGGTGCGCAAGGGGTTTGGCCACCCTGAGGACCTGCGCTTCATAGAGTCGGAAGGACGCCTGCCCTGGGCCAACCCGGACAAGGTTTCCGAGCGAGCCTTTGAGCGCGGGGCCCCTCAGATCGGTACCCTGGGAAGCGGCAACCACTTCCTGGAGGTGCAGTATGTGGACCAGGTCTACGACCTGGAAGCGGCTGAGGCCTACGGGCTTTTCCCAAACCAGATCGCCGTCCTCATCCACACGGGCAGCCGCGGCCTCGGCCACCAGGTCTGCCAGGACTACGTGGAGCGCTTCTTGAAGGTTGCCCCGCGGTACGGGATTGAACTGGTGGACAAGCAGCTGGCCGCCGCCCCCATCCGGAGCCCCGAGGGGGAGGATTACCTCCAGGCCATGGCCGCCGCCGCCAACTTCGCCTTCGCCAACCGCCAGCTCATCGCCCACTTCGTGCGCGAGGCCTTTGAGGCCGTGGGCTTCACTCCTAGGGAGCATGGGCTTAGGGTCCTTTACGACCTGGCCCACAACAACGCCAAGTTTGAGGAGCATGGGGGAAGGCGGGTCCTGGTCCACCGCAAGGGGGCTACCCGGGCCTTCGGCCCTGGCTACCCCGAGATCCCCCGGGAGTACCAGCGGGTGGGCCAGCCGGTCCTGGTCCCCGGGGACATGGGCCGCTACTCCTACGTCCTGGCGGGGACGGAGGGGGCCATGGCCCACGCCTTTGGCTCCAGCTGCCACGGGGCCGGGCGCAAGATGAGCCGCCACCAGGCCAAGCGGGTAGCCCGGGAGCGCAACCTGGTCAAGGAGCTGGCCGAGCGGGGGATCCTGGTGCGGGCCGCCACCCGGGCCACGGTGGACGAGGAGATGCCCGAGGCCTACAAGGACGTCTCCTCGGTGGTGGAGGCGGTGCAGGGGGCAGGGATCGGCAAGAAGGTGGCCCGCCTCCGCCCCCTCATCGTGGTCAAGGGCTAAGCCCCTTCTCACCGGGGCCTGCTTTCATGGGGGGATGAGGCCTTTGCCCTTCTTCCCCTTCCTGTTCCTGTTCCTGTTCCTGGGCCTGGCCCTGGGGCAGACCCTCCTTCCCGCCCAGGTCCTGGGCCTGTCCTTCCGGGAGGAGGCGGGGGCTTGGGTGTACGAGGGCGAGGGGGTGCGGCTGGCCTACGTTCCCGGGGTGGGCTGGGCCGAGCCCCTGGGGGCCCACCTGCCCCCGCCCGACCGGGAGCGGCTTCCCCTCGAGGCCCTGAAGGCCCTGGGCTACTTCCAGGCCCCCGAGGCCGGGGTGCGCTTCGGGGTCCAGGGCCGGGCCTTCCGGGCCGTCCTGGACCTGCCCATGCCCCACGGGGGTGGGGCCCAGGAGGGGCGGGGTGGGGCTTTGGACCTTCCCCTGCCCTACCTGGCCCCGGGCCTCCTCCAGGCCCCCTGGCCCCCCGGGGTACGGGCCGAGGTCCGCCTCCAGCCCGGGGGGACCCTCCTCCGCCTCCAGGCCCCTGGCCGCCTCCTGCGCTACCGCCTTTTTCCCCTGCAAGACCCTCCCCGGCTGGTCCTGGACCTTTACGCCCTGGAGCCCGAGGTGGAGGAGGCCCTGGCCCCAGGGGTGCGCTACAAGGAGGTCTGGGCCTTCGCCCCCGAGCCCCTGCGGCTTTACCTGGTGGAGGCCGAGAGGGGAAGGCTCGTCCCCGTGGGCACCCCGGGCCGCAGGGCCGTGGCCCGGGACCTGGCCCCGGGGGCCTTGGCCGTCCTGAACGGGGGTTACTTTGACCCGGGAAGCGGCACCCCCATCGGGCTTT encodes:
- the ndk gene encoding nucleoside-diphosphate kinase; its protein translation is MERTFVMVKPDGFRRGLVGEILARFERKGFRLVGLKALRIPQELAEKHYAEHREKPFFPSLVAFITSGPVVAMVLEGPGVVAEVRKMMGATHPKDALPGTIRGDFATTIDENVIHGSASLEDAEREIALFFRPEELL
- the folB gene encoding dihydroneopterin aldolase, which codes for MGVIALLGLEFYGRHGVMPEEGRLGARFVVDLWLSVPFEGKGDRLEETVDYAAVYALVEEAVRHRRFYLIEALADHLAEALIQAFPRLEGVRVRVHKPHAPIPGVFRDVYAETEKKRS
- a CDS encoding NYN domain-containing protein gives rise to the protein MERVAIFIDGSNLYKGLVQHLGSDYRLNFVEFITLLTAGRRLLRAYYYNAPLPPEDPAAKAHQSFLNYLKRVPYVAVRLGRLERRADGFVEKGVDIQIAIDILRLAYADAYDVAVLVSGDGDFAEVVRVVQDMGKQVENTTFHALSSHRLAQQADRFYPLDDFPWERLRAPSLPQASEGE
- the rtcB gene encoding RNA ligase RtcB, coding for MRWEKIAPYTYRIPRQGKMRVDAVFFASEEILRDLEAENYASLAQLANVATLPGIVEPALAMPDIHWGYGFPIGGVAAFDPEAGGVVSPGGVGFDINCGVRLLVSALTLEDLLPRQRELADALFRLVPSGVGSERKDVRFSKKELKEILKEGAGWLVRKGFGHPEDLRFIESEGRLPWANPDKVSERAFERGAPQIGTLGSGNHFLEVQYVDQVYDLEAAEAYGLFPNQIAVLIHTGSRGLGHQVCQDYVERFLKVAPRYGIELVDKQLAAAPIRSPEGEDYLQAMAAAANFAFANRQLIAHFVREAFEAVGFTPREHGLRVLYDLAHNNAKFEEHGGRRVLVHRKGATRAFGPGYPEIPREYQRVGQPVLVPGDMGRYSYVLAGTEGAMAHAFGSSCHGAGRKMSRHQAKRVARERNLVKELAERGILVRAATRATVDEEMPEAYKDVSSVVEAVQGAGIGKKVARLRPLIVVKG
- a CDS encoding PP2C family serine/threonine-protein phosphatase, which produces MPGLAFALETHPGLKRPKNEDALGYTLTPWGGVFVVADGMGGHRTGEVAARLAVETILAHLKEGEPSPKALLQAFEEANARIHGEAQRPENRGMGTTATCLLLDLPYALLAHVGDSRAYLLRQGELTLLTEDHSWVAERVRQGLLTPEEARTHRWRNVITNALGSFPQARVDLLGLKLEPGDVFLLCTDGLSGVLDERTLGEVLRHFPPQEAASRLVALANEWGGPDNISAIVVRVPEELPRNPRPYALPLEAAQGKPVGLKLGEEPDELPTQVLEPERKGARLGWRDVLLIGLWILVVGYILLGYFRKP
- the folP gene encoding dihydropteroate synthase encodes the protein MLWLRDRALDLSRPRLMGILNLTPDSFSDGGLYLDPERALARARAMVAEGADLLDLGAESTRPGAEPVPVEEEKRRLLPVLEAVLSLGVPVSVDTRKPEVAEEALRMGAHLLNDVTGLRDERMLALAARFGVAAVVMHMPVPDPKAMMAHARYGDVVAEVRAFLKAQAERALRAGVPQVVLDPGFGFGKLLEHNLALLRRLEAIVELGHPVLVGLSRKRTIGELTGVEAPGERVLGSVAAHLYAVLKGARILRVHDVGAHREALAVWNALWG